The Macaca mulatta isolate MMU2019108-1 chromosome 19, T2T-MMU8v2.0, whole genome shotgun sequence sequence CCATCTGTTAAACAAGAAATCCCCTGATCTAAGAAAATCACTATAAAAGACATACAGGGATTAGAGTCATTTAGACTACAGATtgagttaaaaatagaactgagttgttaaattttctgattttgataacTACTGTAATTGTGTGAGAGAATGGCCTTGTTCTTAAGACATACACGCTGAAGAATGTAGGAGTAAAAAGGCCTCGTGtctgcaacttactctcaaatggttcCAAAACATATGCACTGATATAAATATATTAGCAAGGGTATGGATGGTAAATCACATGAAGCAAAGTGTTAACCACTGGTGAATCTGGGTAAGGGCATATGGCAGTTTGTTCTAGTTTTAAAAGGtttcccagcacttggggaggctgaggtgggccgatcacttaagcctgggagttcgagaccagcctgggcaacatagggctTGCGCTGCTATGCTCagcctaaattttaaaattgaagtaatttaaatgtaaatgtaatgtgaaagtattttgaatgtaaaatattttttattacatgACTTCATTGTTTTAGTAGGACTGTATTGCATTTTATCTGTTAAAAATTTGGCGTCTGAATtaagatgtgctgtaagtgtgaAATACACactagatttcaaagacttagtaagAAAAACAGATTGTAAAAGATCTCATTATTTTTGTATTGACTACATATTGAAGTGATAATATTTTAGACAGGttaaatagaatataaattattaaaattaatccatttttactgttttaatgtGACTGCTAGAAAATTTGTAACTACATTTGTGGCTCACAttctatcctttttcttttttttttttatttttttgagacagagtctcattctgtcacccaggctggagtgtagtggtgtggtcttggctcactacaacttccgcctcctgggttcaagtgattctcctgcctcagcctcccgagtaggtgggattacaggcacctgccaccatgcccggctaatttttgtatctttagtagagacggggtttcttcatgttgaccaggctggtcttgaactcctgacctcaagtgatccacctgccttggcctcccaaagtgttgggattacaggcatgagccaccatgcctggcctcacattcaatttctattggacagcactatTCTGAGTCCCCATGGCCTGTTTCCTCACTACAATCTGCTCTCATGGCGAAATTTTAACATAGTGGCTCCATTCTACTGACTCCCTGATGCCTTCTTCAACCACATTGTTTCAGTTGTGCCCCCCCCGCCTCTTgctcactttatttttctcctcatcACTTACCACCCTGTGACCACTacatatttcacttatttcttttaGTTATTGTCAATTTCCCCAAGTAGAATGTCAGCTAGCTCCAGAGGCACCAGAGGCACTGTCTTGTTCACTGTCTTGTCTCTGCTCCTTGACCAGGACCTGACTCATAGCAGAcagttaatatttgttaaatgaacgAATGACACAGATGTGCTCCATTACCGGGCCTATTGGGGCAATATTGCCAAGACTGCTCCCCCTATTTGCTGGTGATCTCAGGGGGACCATGCCTCCTCTTTGGTTGATGCCAGAGTCTCAACCTGGCCTTTGAAACAGGACAAATCTGGTTTGCATGGTGACTTTTCCCTGAACCTGGAGTCTCTCCCAGAATCTGCAGCTTCCCCCACCCCATCAGTGTCTGTTCCCCTCTTCTAGTAGCAACAACTTGATACTCTTTGGAGACCCACCCTTCTGCCATTTTCAGTCCACATGGTTTAGGTGGGGCTGACTGCAGCCCCCAGCAAAGGTGGAGCATGTGACAGAAGCCAGAGGAGCCAGCCTTGGGACTTTGGTTGGAACTACAGAAGAACAATGACTCTACTGTTGGCTGCTAAAttgatggggtgtgtgtgtcacAGTGGTGGGAGGCTTAGCATGACTGACTGCATTTTGCCTCTGACGCCCTGCAGTAACATCCTTTAGGTTAAAAGCTTCTGCTTAGCTTTGTGTGTAGACCAGTTAATTATAGGAGGAATTTAGTTTAGAgctcaactttaaaaaaataactgtccCTTTCCCAAAACTAACCAGGCCACCAGGAGATCAGGAAACTGTACACACAAGTAACAATGTTATACTAGAGATTTACAAGAATATGGTGACCTGACCTACATAGTCAAAGAAGTTTTCTTCTGGACTCTTGCTGGCATCCAGATGTCTACAGTCATTGGTCACCTAACCTCAACACCCTTCTCTAGCATAAAAAGAAACCTAAAACTTATACTAACTTGAGATGGTTCTTTAGGACACTAGTCTGCCATCTTCTTGGTTTGCTGTCTCTCCAAACGaagttgcttgctttttttttttttttttaatttatttattttgagacagtcttgctctgtcacccaggctggagtgcagtgacacgatttcggctcactgcaagctccgcctcccaggttcaaaggatttgtaaaaatacaaacattagccaggtgtggtggcacatgcctgtagtaccagatacttgggagggtgaggccagagaatctcttgaacccaggaggcagaggttgcaatgagccgatatcatgcctttgcactcaagtctgggtgacagagtgagaccctgtctcaaaaaaaaaaaaaaaaaaaaaaactagcctgatgtggtggcacatgcctataatctcagctactctggagtctaaggcaggagaatcacttgaatcctggcggcggagtttgcagtgaactgaaattgtaccattgcactccagcctaggcaagagtgaaactcttatctcaaaaaaaaaaaaaaaaaaaagccacaactTCTTTGTCCCTAGGGTGCAACCAGCAATGGGATGACACCCCAGGTGCCCAGAGCAGCAACTAGTAACTCACCCAGTATTGGCTTTCTCCCTTCCTGAGCTCACGTCCAGAGTCCCCTGCCACGCCTGAATTAAGAACTGGTGCTTAACTGTGTCAGAGTCTGGAGCAGCCCCACCCAAGATGGGCTGATGCGGTTCTGTGTGTTCTGTCCTCAAGGCAAAAGGGTCCATCCAGACATATCCAGACCACATCCTAGATTCCGGGTACGCAGGCACCTAGTATCCTCACACATCCTTTGACAGTGACCATTTATTACACACATCAGACTGGGGGAAGACCATTGACATAGCTGAGCACCAGGTAGGGTGTCCTGGGTATTCGGGCGTTAGAGCAGCAGGGGCCTCCTGACACGGGCAGGAGAAACATGGCACCcaccaggaggaggaagaggaggaagaggataaGCAGGAAGGTCAGGGGCCGCCTGGATGCAGGATCGGGGGCCCTGTGAAGGGAAATGCAGTGTTAAACATACAGGTGGGCTGCCACTAGGAGCTCTGTCCCCCACACCCTAGTCCCATCTCTCAGGCACCTCACCCGGGATTCCCCTCCAGCCTCATGTCCTGGAGATGGGGAGATGCTTGCCTCTTCTTGTCCTAAGGAGGGAGAGCAGCCAGCAGCAGAGTGGATAGAAATGAcactatttattttgagacggagtctcttgtcacccacgctggagttcaatggctcaatctcagctcactgcaacttccgcctcccgggttcaagcgattctcctgcctcagcctcctgagtagctgggactacaggtggcaccactcccggctcatttttgtgtttttagtagagatggggtttcaccatgttggccaggctggtctcaaactcctgacctcaagtgatccgcctgcctcggcctcccaaagtgctaggattacaggcatgaaccaccacgcctggctgacacattattttttgagacagggtctcgctcagtcacccgggctggagtgcggtttCACAATCACGACTCATggcagccccagcctcctgggctcaggtgatcctcttacctcagcctccctaatagctgggaccacaggcacatgccactacaaccatttacttttgtttaatgatttgtagagatgaggggtGGGGGCGGTTCTCACTATGtggcctcaagcaagcctcctgccttgacctcccaaagtgttgggatcacaggtgtgagccacagtgcccagccagaaGTGACACTTCGTGTCGCCTTTACCCTACTACTGTAGACCTACAGGGCTGGTCttatttctcctcctttcctGGCACCTCCTCATCCCCAGGACCCCACATGGACTTGGAATATCTCCAAGTGTAGTGGATGTCTGGTTGTGTCTGTCCTTCATCCAGCACAATCCTCTTTTTCTGGTAACAGTGCCTCAATTGGAGGTGGGAGGCTGTCACGCCTTCCACTCCCAGACCTTCAGGTTCAGGTGAAGCTGACACCCACCTGCCCAACTTCCATGATTGGTGTGACCCAGACCTGGCCAATCCGAGCACTCTGGTTTATTCAAGGTGCAGCCCATGACCTCAGCTGGTGAGTGGGAGTCAGCCCTGGGACTTTGGCAGCTGTCAGTAGGGTCAGAGGCACGCTCCCTCCCCTGGGGTGGGTAAACCAGTGGGAGTGACTGTGTAGCCACTGGCGCACCCATTTTGCTGAGAAGGAAGCCACCTTGGGGACTTAGAGCCCAAGAAAGGGAGGGACTGAGCCttggtgttatttcttttttaatttttatttatttatttatttattgagataaggtctcactatgtcgcccagactggagtgcagtggtgtgatctcagctcaccacaacctctgcctcccgggctcaagtgattctcctgcctcagcctcccgagtagctgggattacaggcatgtgccatcatgctcggctaattttttttttttttttttttttttgagacggagtcttgctctgtcacccaagctggagtgcagtggctggatctcagctcactgcaagctccacctcccgggttcacgccattctcctgcctcagcctcccaagtagctgggactacaggcgtccaccacctcgcccggctagttttttgtatttttttagtagagacggggtttcaccatgttagccaggatggtctcgatctcctgaccttgtgatccgcccgtctcggcctcccaaagtgctgggattacaggcttgagccaccgcgcccggccccactcggctaatttttatagttttagtaaacacggggtttcaccacgttggccaggctggtctcgaactccagacctcaggtgatccgcctgcctcggcctcccaaagtgctggaattacaagtgtgagccactgtgcccagcctggccctgGTGTTATTTCAGGCTCTGAATTCAACAGTGCCTGGACCTTTccgttacattttttttttttttaatagcgtTCCCTTTTTTGTGCCTTTTCATTTCTTGGGTTTCTGTCACTCGCCATCAAGATTCCTGAGTGCTACACCTGTTTGAGAACTGGCTCACCTGAGGCTTCCGGAGCAGGGAGCGTCTTTGGTGACCTGCTAAGTGTTTCCGGTAGCTGAGGCCAGACTCCAGCATGTCCTGTTGGGAGTGAGAGGTGTGTGGTTCCTGGAGAACCAGCAACAAACAGAAATGTGGTTGGGGGAGGGCCAGGATAGGAGGTGTCATAGAGATGAGATTCTGGGGGAACAGAGAGATCTCACAGGACAGACAGACATGGGCAGAGCCAAAGAAACCAAGAGAGGAGagacattatttattcattcattcaataaatatgtaatgaGTTTCTATTACAAGCCAGGAACTGTTCTAGGAGCTGAGGACACAGTGGGGATGGAAATAGGCAAATTCCTGGCCTCCGTGGAACTTATATTTGACAGGAGAGAGACAGACCATAAATTAataagtaggccaggcgcggtggctcaagcctgtaatcccagcactttgggaggctgagacgggcggaccatgaggtcaggagattgagaccatcctggctaacacggtgaaaccccgtctctactaaaaaatacaaaaaactagctgggcgaggtggcgggcgcctgtagtcccagctactcgggaggctgaggcaggagaatggtgtaaacctgggaggcggagcttgcatgagctgagatctggccactgcactccagcctgggcgaaagagtgagacttcgtctcaaaaaaaaaaaaaaaaaaaacgtaataAGTAACTGCGGCctggtgcggtggttcatgcctgtaatcctagcactttgggaggccgaggcgggtggatcacctgaggtcaggagttcaagaccagcctggccaacatgatgaaacgccatctctactaaaaatacaaaaattagccaggaatggtggtgcacacctgtaatcccagctactagggaggccaaggtaggagaatcgcttgaacctgggaagcagaggttgcagcaagccaagatcacaccactatactccagcctgggcaacagagtgagactctgtctcaaaaaataaataaaaatttttaaaaataagtaaatatacaaAGTCAAGCTGTGGTGAGTGCTGTTAGGAAATAAAGTAAGAAACTAGGAGTGCTCATGTTTGGAGGTCAGGGCAGGCCTCCCTGAACAGGCAGCACCAGGAGAGACCGGGACAGTCAGGAGGTGAATGGGGCATCATCTGGGGGCCTCAGGAGTGAATTTGAGATCGGGCTTGAGGATGTAGAAAGAGACAAGAGAGAGCGAAACAGTGAGATAGAAGGAGACactgagagacagagatggaggggGAGACAGAGCCACTGACACCTCCTTGGAAGGGCAGGACCCTGCTAGAAGGTGCACAGAGATGTCCCCAGGGTGCCTGGCAGGAGGTCCCTCGAGGGGGTCTGCTCTCACCTCGAGGACTTGTCCCCTGCCCTGGGGGCCCCTGTGGCCACACAGCTCACAGGGCACTCCTAGTGTCCAGGCTGTCTTTTGTCCCAAGGGCCCAAGACCCCCAATGTCCCCCGCCGGATCCCACTCCAACTCTGCGGAAGTGGGGAGGCTACTGGGTGCCCAGGGCCCCCAGACCCCACCACGTGCTGGCCAGTCCAAGTCTCCCTCGAATTCCAAGTCCTGGTCCAGCGTGTTGGCCTCCTCGAACACCTGGGTCAAAGGACAGAGGTCATGGAGGCTATGAGGTTGGGGCCTGGTGTGGGTGAGGGGTATCAGGATGGGCCCTACCAGGCTGTAGCTGACCAGCTGGGCCTGCAGCTGCCAGAGCCGCCGGAAGATGGAGTCTCGGTAAGCTCCCAGGGCCCGCAGGATCTGCTCCAGGGCTGCCCAGGCCCTGGGCTCACTCCGCTGTGCCAGCCCCTCACCAAACGCTAGCAGCGCCTCCACGCGCTCAGCTGCCCCTCGTAGGTCCGCCTGGAGGGCCTGAGGACACATGGTTGGACAtcatcccacacacacaccagagacCCAAAACCTAGAGTTACCCCCTCCGCACAGGCCTGGAACATGCACTCAACCCATTTCCCATCCCGGAATGCTGGCACCCACTGCTGGGGCCCTGCACACCCCCACATCCTGGCCTCTCCTGCCTACCTGCAGCTGCACCATCCCACTCTGGGCCAATGCCCAGCGCCCCGGGCCTTGCTCCAGGTCCTGCAGCCGGCGGCCCAGCCCCAGCAGGCACAGGTGCAGGCTGTCCTGCTCAGCCTCTAGTACCTCCAGGCCAGAGATGGGGTGCTGGGGAACACAGGAGCCAGCTCAGGACCAGTGGGCCAATCAAGATATCACCCCTGCTCCCATCCCCACCCCGTTCTGTAAGCTTCTGGAAACTTCTCTGCGGCAGTCCATCTCCAGGTCTGTCTGCACCAGGGTCGCTTCCACTGGGGGGCCTTCCCAGTGGTGCCAGGCCTGAGGAGAGACATCTAGTTCAAGGTCTCCAGGTTTTATAGCTCCTGGAAACTTGGATGTTTGAGGCCCGGGGGCTCTGGACAGGGAGCGGGGCTGGGTACCCCCCCGGGGTACCCATTCTCGGAAGAATGGGGCTACATCAGGTGCAATGATGAAATGcttctcagccaggtgcagtggttcacacctataaccccagcattttgggaggccgaggccggaggatcaggagttcaagaccagcctgggcaacatggtgagacatcgtctctattttttttttctttttttaataaaaaagaaatatggctgggcacgatggctcacgcctgtaatcccagcactttgggaggctgaggcgggcggatcacctgaggtcgggagtttgagactagcctggccgacaagttgaaaccccatctctactaaaaatacaaaaaattagccaggtgcggtggcatgcgcctgtaatcccagcttcttgggtggctgaggcaggagaatcagtgggacctgggaggcggaggttgcagtgagcagagatctcaccactgcattccagcctaggcaacagagaggctccatctcaaaaaagaaaaaaaaaaaaagaaaatacgtcTCCCTGGTTGGTCAGATATTGAAACACTTTTCCAGAGGGTCCCTCCCCCTACAGACACCCAACACCTTTCCAGAATCATCACCCAGTCCTCACTGTGGAGGCCAGACTCCGGAGGACAGAGAGGAGGTAGGGCTGGCATAAGGGGTCTGGGTCACCTCAGCTCACCTCACAGTGTTTGCCCCCAGCTGGGTCCTTGTAGGAAGAGGGTGTTGACCATCTTGGGGGCTGAGCAGCAGGCTCATTGCCCCCTGGCCCACCCTGGAAGTGCTCAGGAGGGTCCAAGGAGTCCTGCCTCAGGGTCTGGGCCTGCTCTGGGCTAGGAGGCAGGGGGCGGTGACTGGGTGAGTCTCAACACCTCACTTTTCAGCCTACCCTCACCCCAACCCCGGCGGCCTCTCCTGTGTCCCCAGGTGATCACAGCCATGGCACCTCCTACCCTCATatggcccctgccaccacgcctaccCTCTTGCAAACAAGCTTCCAAAGCCCAGGCCCCCACCTCGTGCCCTCCTCTCCGGATGCGGGGCAGACGGTGCATCCAACAATGTCCGGCTCCCTAGGTGCTCCCGGGGGGTGGTTGAAGGGCTCTGAGCCAAGTCTAGGGCCCAGAGGCAGGGACAGGGCCATGGCTGGGGGCCTGGGGACACAAAGTCAGGTGAGGGCAGCCAGTAAGACCTCTTCCCTAGACAAGGGTGTCCCAGAGCTCCTACGCTGTAGTCACAGGGGCCTGAGGCTGCAGGAGAGGCCCAGGACAGGTCTGGCTCCGCCCCTTCCAAGAGGAACCTGGACCAGGCCATTTGATGCCCAGCTCAGGTGACAGAAGAGCCACTTAACTCCTTCCTCCCTAGCAGGCCAGTAGCTAAATCTCCCAGCATCACTTCAGGCCATCCAAGAGGGTTCCAGATAGAACCCTTCCCCCACCTCCTCAAGAGCCATGGATTCTGCCCCACTGGGGACCCAGACATCTGACCTCTAGGGCCTACCCCATTCGTTTAAGACCCTAGATGCCGCGCCCCTCAGGAACCCAAGCATCTGGctccctaaaaaataaaaatctaagaccaaggaaagattttttgtttatttggtatGGGGTCTTCTGTAGCTCACACAAAATTactgggaaaataaataaaccaggGGAGCCCCCTCTGCCCACGGTTCCAAGGTCGCAGTCACGGCAGCCCCAAGAGGGCAGGAACCCGGGAATCCGAGGGGTCCCGGCCCTGGCGGTCACTTGCCCAACAGAAGGCCGGCGCGCAGCACGCGGGGCACGCGGCGGATGGTCAGCGAGACCCGGGTGCCGCGCACCAGGCAGGCTCCGGGCCGCGCCGACGGGCAGGCGGCCGCGTTGGGCGGCAGGGAGGCGGCGTCCAGCTCGTCTTCGCGGGCGGCGGCTA is a genomic window containing:
- the SYNE4 gene encoding nesprin-4 isoform X2, coding for MALSLPLGPRLGSEPFNHPPGAPREPDIVGCTVCPASGEEGTSPEQAQTLRQDSLDPPEHFQGGPGGNEPAAQPPRWSTPSSYKDPAGGKHCEHPISGLEVLEAEQDSLHLCLLGLGRRLQDLEQGPGRWALAQSGMVQLQALQADLRGAAERVEALLAFGEGLAQRSEPRAWAALEQILRALGAYRDSIFRRLWQLQAQLVSYSLVFEEANTLDQDLEFEGDLDWPARGGVWGPWAPSSLPTSAELEWDPAGDIGGLGPLGQKTAWTLGVPCELCGHRGPQGRGQVLEDMLESGLSYRKHLAGHQRRSLLRKPQDKKRQASPHLQDMRLEGNPGAPDPASRRPLTFLLILFLLFLLLVGAMFLLPVSGGPCCSNARIPRTPYLVLSYVNGLPPV
- the SYNE4 gene encoding nesprin-4 isoform X1, encoding MALSLPLGPRLGSEPFNHPPGAPREPDIVGCTVCPASGEEGTSPEQAQTLRQDSLDPPEHFQGGPGGNEPAAQPPRWSTPSSYKDPAGGKHCEHPISGLEVLEAEQDSLHLCLLGLGRRLQDLEQGPGRWALAQSGMVQLQALQADLRGAAERVEALLAFGEGLAQRSEPRAWAALEQILRALGAYRDSIFRRLWQLQAQLVFEEANTLDQDLEFEGDLDWPARGGVWGPWAPSSLPTSAELEWDPAGDIGGLGPLGQKTAWTLGVPCELCGHRGPQGRGQVLEEPHTSHSQQDMLESGLSYRKHLAGHQRRSLLRKPQDKKRQASPHLQDMRLEGNPGAPDPASRRPLTFLLILFLLFLLLVGAMFLLPVSGGPCCSNARIPRTPYLVLSYVNGLPPV
- the SYNE4 gene encoding nesprin-4 isoform X3, giving the protein MHRLPRIRRGGHEHPISGLEVLEAEQDSLHLCLLGLGRRLQDLEQGPGRWALAQSGMVQLQALQADLRGAAERVEALLAFGEGLAQRSEPRAWAALEQILRALGAYRDSIFRRLWQLQAQLVSYSLVFEEANTLDQDLEFEGDLDWPARGGVWGPWAPSSLPTSAELEWDPAGDIGGLGPLGQKTAWTLGVPCELCGHRGPQGRGQVLEEPHTSHSQQDMLESGLSYRKHLAGHQRRSLLRKPQDKKRQASPHLQDMRLEGNPGAPDPASRRPLTFLLILFLLFLLLVGAMFLLPVSGGPCCSNARIPRTPYLVLSYVNGLPPV
- the SYNE4 gene encoding nesprin-4 isoform X4 is translated as MALSLPLGPRLGSEPFNHPPGAPREPDIVGCTVCPASGEEGTSPEQAQTLRQDSLDPPEHFQGGPGGNEPAAQPPRWSTPSSYKDPAGGKHCEVFEEANTLDQDLEFEGDLDWPARGGVWGPWAPSSLPTSAELEWDPAGDIGGLGPLGQKTAWTLGVPCELCGHRGPQGRGQVLEEPHTSHSQQDMLESGLSYRKHLAGHQRRSLLRKPQDKKRQASPHLQDMRLEGNPGAPDPASRRPLTFLLILFLLFLLLVGAMFLLPVSGGPCCSNARIPRTPYLVLSYVNGLPPV
- the SYNE4 gene encoding nesprin-4 (The RefSeq protein has 2 substitutions compared to this genomic sequence), with product MALSLPLGPRLGSEPFNHPPGAPREPDIVGCTVCTASGEEGTSPEQAQTLRQDSLDPPEHFQGGPGGNEPAAQPPRWSTPSSYKDPAGGKHCEHPISGLEVLEAEQDSLHLCLLGLGRRLQDLEQGPGRWALAQSGMVQLQALQADLRGAAERVEALLAFGEGLAQRSEPRAWAALEQILRALGAYRDSIFRRLWQLQAQLVSYSLVFEEANTLDQDLEFEGDLDWPARGGVWGPWAPSSLPTSAELEWDPAGDIGGLGPLGQKTAWTLGVPCELCGHRGPQGRGQVLEEPHTSHSQQDMLESGLSYRKHLAGHQRRSLLRKPQDKKRQASPHLQDMRLEGNPGAPDPASRRPLTFLLILFLLFLLLVGAMFLLPVSGGPCCSNARIPRTPHLVLSYVNGLPPV